In Pseudoxanthomonas indica, the following are encoded in one genomic region:
- a CDS encoding RHS repeat domain-containing protein: MNHNLATGQRRRSYRAIGLSLALLLAGGAANVASAQTYSKTQTVEYQDDLGLWVLGQVKRTTTNNVETSRTLYEWKAMPTKVYGFDNQLRKSIDYDRTSAVSTGQLGTVKTVADGRNNTTTLTSWKRGTPQRIDFADGRYATAGVGNSGRIDWAEDENRSRTCYAYDGMGRLARITYTSESATNTCDTSAWAETTLNFAPSAIGRYGLPAGYWIQYVDTGKGRTVRHFDALWRPVLEEQFDNTDNPTALATRSMVVKRYDAAGQLEFQSYPVASLTTIGDASLKGVWTDHDALGRVTSSSQDSELGLLTTLTEYLTGFKVKVTNPKLQSSTTSFMTYDQPTMDWPVLVEHPESAFTHISRDVYGKPKKIRRSNNVSPTGGSLAVDRVYTYNTKQELCASTEPETGTTLMGYDAAGNLSWSAAGLAAGTACDATGTSSAVVARKAARSYDARNRLRTLNFPDGLGNQVWTYLPTGKPGVLTAYNAANNGEPVVTTYSYNRRGLLYHERLVTSLLDWPYEYKYNANGHLASNNWHGIVVAYAPNQLGQPTQAGSYASNVQYFPNGAVKQFTYGNGIVHTLTQNARQLPARSVDGALLDLSYAYDKHANVASITDATAGARQSRTMTYDNLDRLLTANGPSFGAATYGYDVLDNLSSVKVTGGMHPRDHSYHYDLGNRLDSVTQVPGSAMVTALSYDPQGNVYNKNGVVHKFDYGNRLREVVGKGSYLYDAHGRRVRDTINGVAAHSQYLMNGQLAFSTDSRTGKVREHIYLGDDPVAIRERDAPTNVYTYRYLHTDGLGSALVETDATQAVLERSEYEPYGALTNRAEKDDVGYTGHRQDAATGLTYMQQRYYDSEVGRFLSVDPVTAYASPGSNFNRYSYALGNPFKFLDADGRMPTQAQNDRVPVDTNGRGLAYAFLAWLLGQAAVDGVQQNQTSDDGKEGTRELGNLEPIHAPNHPENNPKIKELSDRDLGEAINNPADGESVKVRGNTVLDGNTRINEALDRGWPADTVIPVIEYEELPDPDSNPLGPYGDYD; encoded by the coding sequence GTGAACCACAATCTTGCCACCGGGCAACGCCGGCGTTCGTATCGTGCCATTGGCTTGTCGCTTGCCCTTTTGCTCGCCGGGGGCGCAGCCAATGTCGCCAGCGCTCAAACCTACTCCAAAACGCAGACAGTGGAGTACCAGGACGACTTGGGTCTATGGGTTCTAGGGCAGGTTAAGCGCACAACGACAAACAATGTCGAGACATCCCGCACGCTCTATGAGTGGAAGGCGATGCCGACGAAGGTCTATGGCTTTGACAATCAGCTGCGAAAATCGATTGACTATGACCGTACGTCTGCAGTTAGCACCGGGCAGCTGGGCACGGTCAAGACCGTGGCCGACGGACGTAACAATACAACCACACTGACGAGCTGGAAACGTGGAACGCCGCAGCGCATTGACTTCGCCGATGGCCGCTATGCCACCGCTGGTGTAGGAAACAGCGGCCGAATTGATTGGGCGGAGGACGAGAATCGCTCACGTACTTGCTATGCCTACGATGGCATGGGGCGGCTGGCTCGCATCACCTACACGTCCGAGTCGGCCACCAATACTTGCGATACCAGTGCCTGGGCCGAGACCACTTTGAACTTTGCGCCCAGCGCAATCGGACGCTATGGCTTGCCGGCGGGCTACTGGATTCAGTACGTGGATACCGGCAAGGGCCGCACCGTTCGCCATTTCGACGCGCTGTGGCGCCCGGTACTGGAAGAGCAGTTCGACAACACCGACAATCCCACCGCGCTGGCGACCCGCAGCATGGTGGTCAAGCGCTATGACGCGGCTGGGCAGCTGGAGTTCCAGTCATATCCGGTGGCCAGCCTGACCACCATCGGCGACGCCAGCCTGAAGGGTGTGTGGACCGACCATGACGCACTTGGGCGCGTTACCTCCAGCAGCCAGGACAGCGAACTAGGGCTATTGACCACGCTGACCGAGTATCTGACCGGCTTCAAGGTTAAAGTCACCAACCCCAAGCTGCAGAGCTCGACCACCAGCTTCATGACCTATGACCAGCCGACCATGGACTGGCCGGTGCTGGTGGAGCACCCCGAGTCGGCCTTCACCCACATCAGCCGCGATGTGTACGGCAAGCCGAAGAAGATTCGCCGCAGCAACAACGTTAGCCCCACTGGAGGCTCGTTGGCGGTGGACCGGGTCTACACCTACAACACCAAGCAGGAGTTGTGCGCCTCCACCGAACCGGAGACCGGCACCACCTTGATGGGCTATGACGCCGCCGGCAACCTGAGCTGGTCGGCCGCGGGCCTGGCCGCTGGCACGGCGTGCGATGCCACCGGCACGTCCTCGGCGGTGGTGGCACGCAAGGCCGCACGCAGCTACGACGCCCGCAACCGGCTGCGCACACTGAATTTCCCGGATGGCCTGGGCAACCAGGTCTGGACCTATCTGCCCACGGGCAAGCCCGGGGTGCTGACGGCCTACAACGCCGCCAACAATGGCGAGCCGGTGGTGACCACCTACAGCTACAACCGCCGTGGCCTGCTGTACCACGAGCGCCTGGTTACCTCGCTGCTGGACTGGCCCTACGAGTACAAGTACAACGCCAACGGCCACCTAGCCAGCAACAACTGGCACGGCATCGTGGTGGCGTACGCACCCAACCAGCTGGGCCAGCCGACCCAAGCCGGTTCCTACGCCAGCAACGTGCAGTACTTCCCCAATGGCGCGGTCAAGCAGTTCACCTACGGCAACGGCATCGTCCACACGCTGACCCAGAACGCGCGCCAGCTACCGGCGCGCAGCGTCGATGGCGCGCTGCTCGACCTGAGCTACGCCTACGACAAGCACGCCAACGTGGCCAGCATCACCGATGCCACCGCTGGCGCGCGCCAATCGCGGACGATGACGTATGACAACCTCGACCGATTGCTCACTGCCAATGGCCCCAGCTTCGGTGCGGCCACGTATGGCTACGACGTGCTGGACAATCTGAGCAGCGTCAAAGTCACCGGTGGCATGCATCCGCGTGACCACAGCTACCACTACGACCTGGGCAACCGCTTGGACAGCGTGACCCAGGTGCCCGGCAGTGCCATGGTCACTGCCCTGAGCTACGACCCTCAGGGCAACGTGTACAACAAGAACGGCGTGGTCCACAAATTCGACTACGGCAACCGCCTGCGTGAGGTGGTAGGCAAGGGCAGCTACCTTTACGACGCCCACGGCCGGCGCGTGCGCGACACCATCAACGGCGTGGCCGCACACAGCCAGTACCTGATGAACGGCCAGTTGGCCTTCTCCACCGACTCCCGCACGGGCAAGGTCCGCGAACACATCTACCTGGGCGATGACCCGGTCGCCATCCGCGAGCGCGATGCGCCCACCAATGTGTACACCTACCGCTACCTGCACACCGACGGCCTGGGCTCGGCGCTGGTGGAGACCGATGCCACCCAAGCGGTGCTGGAGCGCAGCGAGTATGAGCCCTATGGCGCGCTGACCAATCGGGCGGAGAAGGATGATGTGGGGTATACCGGGCACCGGCAGGATGCGGCGACTGGGCTGACGTACATGCAGCAGCGGTACTATGACTCGGAGGTGGGGAGGTTTCTTAGCGTTGATCCGGTTACTGCTTACGCCTCTCCTGGCTCAAACTTCAATCGATACAGCTATGCTCTCGGCAATCCTTTTAAGTTCTTGGACGCGGACGGTCGGATGCCGACCCAAGCGCAGAATGATCGCGTGCCTGTCGATACTAATGGACGTGGGCTTGCGTATGCTTTCCTAGCTTGGCTCCTCGGGCAAGCCGCGGTTGATGGAGTACAGCAGAATCAAACATCAGATGATGGGAAAGAAGGGACGCGAGAACTCGGCAACTTGGAACCGATTCATGCGCCCAATCATCCGGAAAACAATCCGAAGATTAAAGAGCTTTCGGATCGCGACCTGGGAGAGGCGATCAACAACCCCGCTGATGGAGAAAGCGTTAAGGTTCGGGGAAATACCGTCCTTGATGGAAACACCAGGATCAACGAAGCACTTGACCGTGGTTGGCCGGCGGATACCGTCATCCCAGTCATTGAGTACGAAGAACTACCGGACCCGGACTCAAACCCCCTTGGGCCGTATGGAGACTACGATTGA
- a CDS encoding arylsulfatase — protein MAASKPNIVIIWGDDIGQSNISAYSDGMMGYETANIDRLAAEGVRFTDYYAEQSCTAGRSSFITGQCGFRTGNTKVGMPGAAQGLQFRDVTIAQLLKAQGYATGQFGKNHLGDRNEHLPTVHGFDEFYGALYHLNASEEPELPDYPPAKDFPDFLANYGPRGVLDCKATDKEDATVDPRFGKVGKQTIKDTGPLTKLRMETVDDDIADRAVDFLKRQNDAGKPVFLWVNFTHMHFRTHTKPESIGQAGRWQSRYHDTMIDHDENVGTVLKALDDLGMAENTIVMYSTDNGPHMNSWPDAAMTPFRNEKNSNWEGAFRVPCMVRWPGQIKPGTICNQIVSHLDWAPTLLAAAGVPDVTEQLKKGMKVGDTTFKVHLDGYNLIPMLTGKTKESPRKEFFYFNDDSNLVCLRYDNWKFVFTEQRAKGTLQVWAEPFTTLRVPKLFNLRTDPYERADITSNSYWDWWLDHAFICVPAQHVVAEFLDTFKEFPPSQAAGTFGVDQVLEKLRESTGST, from the coding sequence ATGGCAGCAAGTAAGCCGAATATCGTAATCATTTGGGGTGACGACATCGGTCAGTCCAACATCAGCGCCTACTCAGATGGAATGATGGGTTACGAAACAGCGAATATCGACCGTCTCGCCGCCGAGGGGGTTCGATTCACCGACTACTATGCTGAGCAAAGTTGCACTGCGGGGCGCTCATCTTTCATTACGGGGCAGTGCGGATTTCGTACCGGAAACACTAAGGTCGGCATGCCTGGTGCTGCACAAGGTTTGCAGTTCCGAGACGTAACCATTGCGCAACTTCTCAAGGCGCAAGGGTATGCCACCGGCCAGTTCGGCAAGAACCACTTGGGTGACCGAAACGAGCACCTGCCTACTGTGCACGGATTCGACGAGTTCTATGGTGCGCTTTATCACCTCAACGCATCTGAGGAGCCGGAGTTGCCCGACTATCCGCCCGCCAAAGATTTTCCAGACTTCCTGGCCAACTACGGTCCTCGAGGTGTCCTGGACTGCAAAGCAACCGATAAGGAAGACGCAACAGTTGATCCGCGTTTCGGCAAGGTCGGCAAGCAGACGATCAAGGACACCGGACCCTTAACCAAACTGCGAATGGAAACGGTCGACGACGACATCGCTGATCGCGCAGTTGATTTCCTGAAGCGCCAGAATGATGCCGGTAAGCCAGTTTTCCTTTGGGTCAACTTCACCCACATGCATTTCCGCACTCACACAAAGCCAGAGAGCATCGGCCAGGCGGGAAGGTGGCAGAGTCGCTATCACGACACCATGATTGACCATGATGAGAACGTCGGCACAGTGTTGAAGGCATTGGACGATCTTGGCATGGCGGAGAACACCATCGTCATGTACTCAACCGACAATGGCCCCCACATGAATTCGTGGCCAGATGCCGCTATGACTCCGTTCCGCAACGAGAAGAACTCGAATTGGGAAGGAGCATTTCGTGTGCCTTGCATGGTCCGGTGGCCAGGTCAAATTAAGCCGGGCACAATCTGCAATCAGATCGTTTCTCATCTTGACTGGGCGCCGACGCTCCTGGCCGCTGCTGGTGTGCCTGACGTAACTGAGCAACTGAAGAAGGGCATGAAGGTGGGCGACACCACGTTCAAGGTTCACCTAGATGGCTACAACCTCATTCCGATGCTCACCGGTAAGACTAAGGAAAGCCCACGGAAGGAGTTCTTCTATTTTAACGATGACTCGAATCTGGTCTGTCTGCGTTACGACAATTGGAAGTTTGTCTTCACGGAGCAGCGTGCAAAGGGAACTTTGCAAGTTTGGGCTGAACCATTTACGACTTTGAGGGTACCGAAACTGTTCAACCTCCGGACAGATCCGTATGAGAGGGCCGACATTACGTCGAATTCGTACTGGGACTGGTGGCTCGACCACGCATTCATTTGCGTGCCAGCACAACACGTCGTTGCCGAGTTCCTGGATACGTTCAAGGAGTTTCCACCGAGCCAGGCCGCCGGTACGTTCGGCGTAGATCAGGTCCTAGAGAAGCTCCGCGAGAGCACAGGGAGCACCTAA
- a CDS encoding DUF1622 domain-containing protein gives MEAAYVFVHSVAECGVLVMDATAVCVAILGTLATIVAGVRWLRQPAFAERVPIRTMWIWYARWLVAALTFLLAADIVESTIAPTREDLIRLAVIAVIRTFLNYFLDKDLHEFNAINRKQQEHQASRS, from the coding sequence ATGGAAGCCGCTTACGTGTTCGTACACAGTGTCGCCGAGTGCGGCGTCCTGGTTATGGACGCTACCGCTGTTTGTGTGGCGATTCTCGGCACTTTAGCGACGATCGTGGCCGGTGTGCGGTGGCTGCGTCAGCCGGCTTTCGCAGAGCGCGTTCCAATTCGAACAATGTGGATCTGGTACGCCCGCTGGCTAGTCGCTGCACTAACGTTCTTGCTGGCGGCAGACATAGTTGAATCCACCATAGCGCCCACCCGTGAAGATCTGATCAGACTCGCCGTGATTGCCGTGATCCGAACATTCCTTAACTATTTTCTAGACAAGGACCTTCACGAGTTCAATGCCATAAATCGTAAACAGCAGGAACACCAGGCTTCGCGAAGTTAG
- a CDS encoding YidH family protein has product MQSNEEVSAPASGGSLSTDLARGRTHFANERTHLAYLRTTVSLIGFGITINRFSMYLVQNDQAPQGKLLLRDAGNAGLGMVLLGLALLLWSIARYWKVDKEIDAGFIKPRHRGTIAFSVGLLVLGGITALWLFLPH; this is encoded by the coding sequence ATGCAATCGAACGAAGAAGTATCCGCTCCCGCCTCGGGTGGCAGCCTCTCAACCGATTTGGCGCGCGGTCGCACGCACTTTGCTAATGAACGGACACATCTGGCCTATTTACGTACTACAGTCTCGCTAATTGGCTTCGGAATAACTATCAACCGCTTCAGCATGTACCTCGTGCAGAATGACCAGGCGCCTCAAGGAAAGCTGCTGCTGCGTGACGCGGGTAATGCTGGGTTGGGCATGGTCCTTCTTGGACTCGCACTGTTGCTCTGGTCAATAGCAAGGTACTGGAAGGTTGATAAGGAAATAGACGCTGGGTTCATCAAGCCACGGCATCGCGGCACGATCGCATTTAGCGTCGGGCTCCTAGTGCTGGGTGGCATTACTGCTCTTTGGCTCTTTTTGCCTCACTAG